A single region of the Pseudomonas solani genome encodes:
- a CDS encoding DHA2 family efflux MFS transporter permease subunit, translated as MSVFAQQQRKWWALLGVSIASFLGCVDFTIVNTALPALQADLNASVGGLQWVINGFILALSSAMVLVGRLADLHGRRRVLNIGLAVFGLASLGAGLASDIDTLVAARVAQGLACAVLYTASGAIVSATFASEEQGKAFGVLFGVNGVGLAVGPVLGGVITSAFGWQWIFLVNVPFVLLSLAIIALAADESRAEQDGARLDWAGAALLLVGLPSLVLVIVQGGAWGWASATTLGLVGLAVLAFIAFVAVELRVRAPIVDLRLFANRRFVAAVSASFGLALFYCVAFFVMPLYLSLIRGESVQASGLLLLPTTLGVALLSPVVGRLVDRKGPALLIQAGLLFFALSALLQAGFSEGTSLPHLLGAFAVMGLGWACILGPSTVLGISSVPQQVGSVAMGSLMTLHNVGGGLGLAVGVGIYRGFAAHELAGATGVPADTDWLARAAAAPEQGVALLGEHLVQAPEVLQGWVHGAFLQGYQAVMLFLAASVLLVWASVAVLLRAKAAAPVEAAAEQEPSHGKA; from the coding sequence ATGAGCGTTTTTGCGCAACAGCAACGCAAATGGTGGGCCTTGCTCGGTGTGAGCATCGCCAGTTTTCTCGGCTGCGTGGATTTCACCATCGTGAACACCGCGCTGCCGGCCCTGCAGGCCGACCTGAATGCCTCGGTGGGCGGGCTGCAATGGGTGATCAACGGATTCATCCTGGCGCTGTCCAGCGCCATGGTGCTGGTGGGCCGCCTGGCCGACCTGCATGGCCGCCGACGGGTGCTGAACATCGGCCTGGCGGTATTCGGCCTGGCTTCCCTCGGGGCCGGGCTGGCGTCCGATATCGATACGCTGGTGGCGGCGCGGGTGGCCCAGGGGCTGGCCTGCGCGGTGCTCTACACGGCCTCCGGCGCCATCGTCTCGGCCACCTTCGCCAGCGAGGAACAGGGCAAGGCCTTCGGCGTGCTGTTCGGCGTCAACGGTGTCGGCCTTGCCGTGGGGCCGGTGCTCGGCGGGGTGATCACCAGTGCCTTCGGCTGGCAGTGGATCTTCCTGGTCAACGTGCCTTTCGTGCTGCTCAGCCTGGCGATCATCGCCCTGGCGGCGGACGAGTCCCGGGCCGAGCAGGATGGCGCCCGGCTCGACTGGGCCGGCGCTGCATTGCTGCTGGTGGGGCTGCCGAGCCTGGTGCTGGTGATCGTCCAGGGCGGCGCCTGGGGCTGGGCCTCGGCCACCACCCTGGGGTTGGTCGGCCTGGCGGTGCTGGCGTTCATCGCCTTCGTCGCGGTGGAGCTGCGGGTGCGTGCGCCCATCGTCGACCTGCGCCTGTTCGCCAATCGCCGTTTCGTCGCGGCCGTCAGCGCCAGCTTCGGTCTGGCGCTGTTCTACTGCGTGGCCTTCTTCGTGATGCCGCTGTACCTGTCGCTGATCCGTGGCGAGAGCGTGCAGGCCAGCGGGCTGTTGCTGCTGCCCACCACCCTGGGCGTGGCGCTGCTCTCGCCGGTGGTGGGGCGCCTGGTGGACCGCAAGGGCCCGGCGCTGCTGATCCAGGCCGGGCTGTTGTTCTTCGCCTTGTCCGCGTTGCTGCAGGCCGGCTTCAGCGAAGGCACCTCACTGCCGCACCTGCTCGGCGCCTTCGCGGTGATGGGCCTGGGCTGGGCCTGCATCCTCGGGCCGTCCACGGTGCTGGGCATCTCCTCGGTGCCGCAGCAGGTGGGCTCGGTGGCCATGGGCTCGCTGATGACCCTGCACAACGTCGGCGGCGGCCTCGGCCTGGCCGTGGGCGTGGGCATCTACCGCGGCTTCGCCGCTCACGAACTGGCCGGCGCCACGGGCGTGCCGGCGGATACCGACTGGCTGGCCCGTGCTGCCGCAGCGCCGGAGCAGGGCGTTGCACTGCTGGGCGAGCACCTGGTGCAGGCCCCGGAGGTGCTGCAGGGCTGGGTGCACGGCGCCTTCCTACAGGGCTACCAGGCGGTGATGCTGTTCCTCGCTGCCAGCGTGCTGCTGGTGTGGGCCAGCGTTGCCGTGCTGCTGCGGGCCAAGGCCGCTGCGCCCGTCGAGGCGGCTGCCGAGCAGGAGCCCAGCCATGGCAAGGCGTGA
- a CDS encoding 2OG-Fe(II) oxygenase, with amino-acid sequence MLTITTVEELTAAHIHDVIHARTYGILIKGFASADTVALALDRLSRHELRGAFSEQTEFVRLGKAYIEIGDEASRLEYHRQAITNIRKIRSVFSPLASPIDELRLLLDEAWPKGARLLDVNGEKCFVGIARFQGNGVDLTPHTDNLERNAPQDHEPKLLTQLSTNIYLQIPEDGGELEIWGIHPDEIEYDRLRGERAYGIERHLLPPPDLVIKPEPGDLIFLNPRLIHAVRPSATATRVTLGVFIGYFGDDQPLAYWS; translated from the coding sequence ATGCTGACCATTACCACGGTCGAAGAACTGACCGCAGCGCATATACACGATGTTATCCACGCCCGCACTTACGGCATTCTCATCAAAGGCTTCGCTTCGGCCGATACCGTGGCCCTGGCGCTCGACCGCCTGAGCCGCCACGAGCTGCGCGGCGCCTTCAGCGAGCAGACCGAATTCGTGCGCCTGGGCAAGGCCTATATCGAGATCGGCGACGAGGCCAGCCGCCTGGAGTATCACCGCCAGGCTATCACCAACATCCGCAAGATCCGCAGCGTGTTCAGCCCCCTGGCGTCGCCCATCGACGAGCTGCGCCTGCTGCTCGACGAGGCCTGGCCCAAGGGCGCGCGGCTGCTGGATGTGAACGGCGAGAAGTGCTTCGTCGGCATCGCCCGCTTCCAGGGCAATGGCGTCGACCTCACGCCCCACACCGACAACCTGGAACGCAACGCGCCCCAGGACCACGAACCGAAGCTGCTCACCCAGCTCTCCACCAACATCTACCTGCAGATACCCGAAGACGGCGGCGAGCTGGAGATCTGGGGCATCCACCCCGACGAGATCGAGTACGACCGCCTGCGCGGCGAGCGCGCCTATGGCATCGAGCGCCACCTGCTGCCGCCGCCGGATCTGGTGATCAAGCCCGAGCCCGGCGACCTGATCTTCCTCAATCCCCGGCTGATCCACGCGGTGCGCCCCTCGGCCACCGCCACCCGGGTCACCCTCGGTGTATTCATCGGCTATTTCGGCGACGACCAGCCCCTTGCCTACTGGAGCTAA
- a CDS encoding tRNA-dependent cyclodipeptide synthase produces the protein MSDVEAINLKAYFNKGGEELDFTGKHCVLAVSVGQEYHEEQKLSSTVHLINKSGFSRVKVVVADTLQRHNKHGKSPGEALSASIRDGDAWLARNRKYLAGLEAPVTISRWNQELASDRYAELRQQVNQLYRESEDLRGAIEATIGVFIERLRLRDPDADTERAAAQCREYILEEVPIILPLWAEEGYDYVIYPQQMTNAMATARRLLIEPHAPDRVHWLPLKFKKRGIPIPFTLPGAVHPAWAGSAIAI, from the coding sequence ATGAGCGATGTGGAAGCGATCAACCTCAAGGCCTATTTCAACAAGGGCGGCGAAGAACTGGATTTCACCGGTAAGCACTGCGTGCTGGCCGTGAGCGTGGGCCAGGAATACCACGAGGAGCAGAAGCTCAGCTCCACCGTGCACCTGATCAACAAGTCCGGCTTCAGCCGGGTGAAGGTGGTGGTGGCCGACACCCTGCAGCGCCACAACAAGCACGGCAAATCCCCGGGGGAGGCGCTCTCTGCCTCCATCCGCGACGGCGATGCCTGGCTGGCGCGCAACCGCAAGTACCTGGCCGGCCTGGAAGCGCCGGTGACCATCAGCCGCTGGAACCAGGAGCTGGCCTCCGACCGCTACGCCGAACTGCGCCAGCAGGTGAACCAGCTGTACCGCGAGAGCGAGGACCTGCGCGGCGCCATCGAAGCCACCATCGGCGTGTTCATCGAGCGCCTCCGATTGCGCGACCCGGACGCCGACACCGAGCGTGCCGCCGCCCAGTGCCGCGAATACATCCTCGAAGAGGTGCCGATCATCCTCCCGCTCTGGGCGGAGGAGGGCTACGACTACGTGATCTACCCGCAGCAGATGACCAACGCCATGGCCACCGCCCGGCGCCTGCTGATCGAACCCCATGCGCCGGACCGCGTGCACTGGCTGCCGCTGAAGTTCAAGAAGCGCGGCATCCCGATCCCCTTCACCCTGCCGGGCGCCGTGCACCCGGCTTGGGCCGGGAGTGCGATTGCGATCTGA
- a CDS encoding amino acid ABC transporter permease → MFGDLLAPRYLHWLLDGFLLTLCTSLLVCVIGTLLGALVAVGRQLPGRLSWPARSYLSVLRNTPLLVQLFFWYFGVPALLPEELVFWLNLPHELALGSVTLAWPSFEFLAAALGLSLYTSAFIAEELRAGIASVRPQQREAGMALGLRPGQVWRYIILPQALHTALPPLFGQYMNALKNSSLAMAIGLAELSYASRQVETETFKTFQAFGIATLLYLGAAIAIEVAGTLIHQHRRHVRGEA, encoded by the coding sequence ATGTTCGGCGACCTCCTCGCTCCCCGTTACCTGCATTGGCTGCTGGACGGCTTCCTGCTGACCCTCTGCACCTCGCTGCTGGTCTGCGTCATCGGCACCCTGCTCGGCGCCCTGGTCGCCGTCGGCCGCCAATTGCCCGGCCGCCTGTCCTGGCCGGCACGCAGCTACCTTTCGGTGCTGCGCAACACACCGCTGCTGGTGCAGCTGTTCTTCTGGTACTTCGGCGTGCCCGCGCTGCTGCCGGAGGAGCTGGTGTTCTGGCTCAACCTGCCCCATGAGCTGGCGTTGGGTTCGGTCACGCTGGCCTGGCCCTCCTTCGAATTCCTCGCCGCCGCGCTGGGCCTGTCGCTCTACACCAGCGCCTTCATCGCCGAAGAGCTGCGCGCCGGCATCGCCTCGGTGCGCCCGCAACAGCGTGAAGCGGGTATGGCGCTGGGCCTGCGACCGGGCCAGGTGTGGCGCTACATCATCCTGCCCCAGGCTTTGCACACGGCCTTGCCGCCGCTGTTCGGCCAGTACATGAACGCCCTGAAGAACAGCTCTCTGGCCATGGCCATCGGCCTTGCCGAGCTGTCCTACGCCTCGCGCCAGGTGGAGACGGAAACCTTCAAGACCTTCCAGGCCTTCGGCATCGCCACCCTGCTCTACCTGGGCGCGGCGATCGCCATCGAAGTGGCCGGCACGCTGATCCACCAGCACCGCCGCCACGTGCGCGGGGAGGCCTGA
- a CDS encoding STN domain-containing protein, with product MSMEAVARGCLAPAVLIVLFVAACCLAALPCMALAGEGRAEEGPLEFDLPAQDLSQALERFSELTGMAILVDRELTRGRRSASVNGRLGARQALARLLTGTGLMAQHSEGRAFTVLPAKVSTAPAGRNHGAATRWEQGSFAAALQGALAKALCRSPLTRPGGYRAALQLWIGPVGRVEHSRLLGPTGNLRRDAALVESLRGLMIDRAPPSSLPQPVTVLVVPEAAASMECNKWEGAAGA from the coding sequence ATGTCAATGGAAGCCGTGGCGAGGGGCTGCCTCGCGCCAGCGGTGCTGATCGTCCTCTTCGTCGCAGCCTGCTGCCTGGCGGCGTTGCCATGCATGGCGCTCGCGGGTGAGGGCCGGGCCGAAGAGGGCCCGCTGGAGTTCGACCTGCCGGCGCAGGACCTGTCCCAGGCCCTGGAGCGCTTCAGCGAGCTGACCGGGATGGCCATCCTGGTGGACCGCGAACTGACGCGCGGGCGGCGCTCGGCGTCGGTCAACGGCCGGCTCGGCGCACGCCAGGCATTGGCCAGATTGCTGACCGGTACCGGGCTCATGGCCCAGCACAGCGAGGGCCGGGCCTTCACCGTGTTGCCGGCCAAGGTTTCGACGGCGCCTGCGGGGCGCAACCACGGTGCGGCGACGCGCTGGGAACAGGGCAGCTTCGCGGCGGCCCTGCAGGGCGCGTTGGCGAAGGCCTTGTGCCGTTCACCACTGACCCGGCCCGGTGGCTACCGCGCCGCGTTGCAGCTCTGGATAGGCCCCGTCGGCCGGGTGGAGCACAGCCGCCTGCTGGGGCCCACCGGCAACCTGCGGCGCGATGCGGCACTGGTGGAAAGCCTGCGTGGCCTGATGATCGACAGGGCGCCACCGTCATCCCTGCCCCAGCCGGTCACCGTGCTGGTGGTTCCGGAGGCGGCCGCCAGCATGGAATGCAACAAGTGGGAAGGAGCTGCGGGGGCATGA
- a CDS encoding amino acid ABC transporter permease, protein MDFSVILDNLDYFLLGAWPDGPLGGAALTLLLSLLSGIASAALGLVLGIALAVLEGRSRLVLLAVLGFFRAIPVLMLIFWSYFLLPVLFQVDVPALATVVCALSLIGGAYLAHSVCAGIQSLPHGQWDAGRALGLRPWQVLRLIILPQALPIMLPSFLNQWVSLIKDSSLGYVIGVGELSFVATQVSNRVMVHPTEVFLFVALLYFVMCAGLDLLARVASRNPSRRLG, encoded by the coding sequence ATGGATTTCTCGGTGATTCTCGACAACCTCGATTACTTCCTGCTTGGTGCCTGGCCCGATGGCCCCCTGGGCGGCGCCGCGCTGACCCTGCTGCTGTCGCTGCTCTCGGGCATCGCCTCGGCGGCACTGGGCCTGGTCCTGGGCATCGCCCTGGCGGTGCTCGAAGGCCGGTCGCGCCTGGTGCTGCTGGCGGTGCTGGGCTTCTTCCGCGCCATTCCGGTGCTGATGCTGATCTTCTGGAGCTACTTCCTGCTGCCGGTGCTGTTCCAGGTGGATGTGCCGGCGCTGGCGACCGTGGTCTGCGCGCTGTCGTTGATCGGTGGCGCCTACCTGGCGCACTCGGTGTGCGCCGGCATCCAGAGCCTGCCGCACGGCCAGTGGGACGCCGGCCGCGCCCTGGGCCTGCGCCCCTGGCAGGTGCTGCGGCTGATCATCCTGCCCCAGGCGCTGCCGATCATGCTGCCGTCCTTCCTCAACCAGTGGGTGTCGCTGATCAAGGACAGCTCCCTGGGCTACGTCATCGGCGTTGGCGAGCTGTCCTTCGTCGCCACCCAGGTGAGCAACCGGGTGATGGTGCACCCGACCGAGGTGTTCCTCTTCGTGGCGTTGTTGTATTTCGTGATGTGCGCAGGGCTCGATTTGCTTGCGCGGGTGGCGAGCCGTAACCCAAGTCGTAGGTTGGGTTGA
- a CDS encoding LLM class flavin-dependent oxidoreductase encodes MARRDGRLRLGAFLSGSGAHAGSWRHPRADADASINFERYRHYAQTLERGRFDALFLNDNVAVGELDPRVLRSSAYSLRWDPLTLLPALAVTTQHIGLIATANTSYNEPYNIARKFASLDHLSGGRAGWNLVTALIGGENFNRAEHLQHADRYQRAGEFFEVVTGLWDSWADDAFPLDKASGTWLEPARMRVLEHEGEHFRVRGPLNAPRPLQGWPVIAQAGSSEAGRALAARTAELVFTAQQTLEEGKAFHADIHRRLARAGRGEDELKVFPGLAPVVGRTASEAEEKHEELQALVDPEAALKALSFLLDIGIDLERLPPDAPVVLPDPLPLTERHKSRQQLVVDLIRREKPTAAQLLRTLGAGGHRLLVGTPSQIVEEMACWYEERAADGFNLLFTHLPGGLEDFVDLVIPELQRLGLFRREYEGRTLRENLGLQRIANRHFA; translated from the coding sequence ATGGCAAGGCGTGACGGCCGCCTGCGCCTGGGTGCCTTTCTCTCCGGCTCCGGCGCCCACGCCGGCAGCTGGCGGCACCCCCGGGCGGATGCCGACGCCTCGATCAACTTCGAGCGCTACCGGCACTACGCCCAGACCCTGGAGCGCGGGCGCTTCGATGCGCTGTTCCTCAACGACAACGTGGCGGTGGGCGAGCTGGACCCGCGCGTGTTGCGTAGCAGCGCGTACAGCCTGCGCTGGGACCCCTTGACCTTGCTGCCGGCGCTGGCGGTGACCACGCAGCACATCGGCCTGATCGCCACCGCCAACACCAGCTACAACGAGCCCTACAACATCGCCCGCAAGTTCGCCTCGCTGGATCACCTGTCCGGCGGGCGCGCTGGTTGGAACCTGGTGACGGCGCTGATCGGCGGGGAGAACTTCAACCGCGCCGAGCACCTGCAGCATGCCGACCGTTACCAGCGCGCCGGGGAGTTCTTCGAGGTGGTCACCGGGCTCTGGGACAGCTGGGCGGACGACGCCTTCCCCCTGGACAAGGCCTCCGGCACCTGGCTGGAGCCGGCGCGCATGCGCGTGCTCGAACACGAGGGCGAGCACTTCCGCGTGCGCGGCCCGCTCAACGCACCACGGCCCCTGCAGGGCTGGCCGGTGATCGCCCAGGCCGGCTCCTCCGAGGCTGGCCGCGCCCTGGCGGCACGCACCGCCGAGCTGGTGTTCACCGCGCAACAGACCCTGGAGGAGGGCAAGGCCTTCCATGCCGACATCCACCGCCGCCTGGCCCGGGCCGGGCGCGGGGAGGATGAACTCAAGGTATTCCCCGGCCTGGCCCCGGTGGTGGGGCGCACGGCCAGCGAGGCCGAGGAAAAGCACGAAGAACTGCAGGCCCTGGTGGACCCGGAGGCGGCGCTCAAGGCGCTGTCCTTTCTGCTGGACATCGGCATCGACCTGGAACGCCTGCCGCCGGATGCGCCGGTGGTCTTGCCTGACCCGCTGCCGCTCACCGAGCGCCACAAGAGCCGCCAGCAACTGGTGGTCGACCTGATCCGCCGCGAGAAGCCCACCGCCGCACAGCTGCTGCGCACGCTGGGTGCCGGCGGTCATCGCCTGCTGGTGGGCACGCCAAGCCAGATAGTCGAGGAAATGGCCTGCTGGTACGAAGAACGTGCGGCCGACGGCTTCAACCTGCTGTTCACCCACCTGCCCGGCGGGCTGGAGGACTTCGTCGACCTGGTGATCCCCGAACTGCAGCGCCTGGGCCTGTTCCGCCGCGAATATGAAGGCCGCACCCTGCGCGAAAACCTCGGCCTGCAACGCATCGCCAACCGGCATTTCGCCTAG
- a CDS encoding ABC transporter substrate-binding protein — protein sequence MKKLTALTALALALSTLSGLAQADRLDDIRKAGVLRVAAFDSNPPFGFVDGETKQLAGLDVDYARAIADKLGVKLQLQPTNPANRVPLLVANKVDLVLANFTITPERAEQVNFSIPYFSSGQQFIVKKGTLKNTDDLNKWRVGVDKGTVNEGVLREKFPGAKVVAYDDTPFAFTALRNGQVQAITQDGPKLIGLLANVPDKDKYEVPPFTISSDLIGVGIPKGETALTEYVNQTLQELEDKGRAQAIYDTWFGPDTKTPLARLYKIGTVH from the coding sequence ATGAAGAAGCTGACTGCCCTCACCGCCCTCGCACTCGCCCTTTCCACCCTCTCCGGCCTGGCCCAGGCGGACCGCCTCGATGACATCCGCAAGGCCGGCGTCCTGCGCGTCGCGGCCTTCGACAGCAACCCGCCCTTCGGCTTCGTCGATGGCGAAACCAAGCAACTGGCCGGCCTGGACGTGGACTACGCCCGCGCCATCGCCGACAAGCTCGGGGTCAAGTTGCAGCTGCAACCCACCAACCCGGCCAACCGCGTGCCGCTGCTGGTGGCCAACAAGGTCGACCTGGTGCTTGCCAACTTCACCATCACCCCGGAGCGCGCCGAACAGGTCAACTTCAGCATTCCGTACTTCTCCTCGGGGCAGCAGTTCATCGTCAAGAAAGGCACCCTGAAGAACACCGACGACCTGAACAAATGGCGCGTGGGCGTCGACAAGGGCACGGTCAACGAAGGCGTGCTGCGGGAGAAATTCCCCGGCGCCAAGGTGGTGGCCTATGACGACACCCCCTTCGCCTTCACCGCCCTGCGCAACGGCCAGGTCCAGGCCATCACCCAGGACGGCCCCAAGCTGATCGGCCTGCTGGCCAACGTGCCAGACAAGGACAAGTACGAAGTCCCGCCCTTCACCATCTCCAGCGACCTGATCGGCGTCGGCATTCCCAAGGGTGAAACCGCGCTGACCGAGTACGTCAACCAGACCCTGCAGGAGCTGGAAGACAAGGGCCGCGCCCAGGCCATCTACGACACCTGGTTCGGCCCGGACACCAAGACCCCGCTGGCGCGCCTGTACAAGATCGGCACGGTGCACTGA
- a CDS encoding FecR family protein, translated as MTAPDSGTAGQTRLEEEARAWLLRLTSGRATTRDAEAFRLWCAQSERHSAAFTRARALWQALAPAALALQQPAPLVASLPPRRFGRRAFLGGAIAASLAVVMARPWLPDALPGMGADYSTAVGEQRRVDFAEGLTLELNTRTRINRRPLGGGVAGIELLEGEVEVLAKAPIRVVAGAGTLDAAGARFNVRAVGEAICVTCLEGSLAVEVRGRSLLLPPGRQLTYDAGGRSEPIAFDPAVVMAWRQQLLVFDDAPLATVIDEINRYRPGMILLVNQELGRRKVQARFRLDQLAEVAALIRDAYGATVTELPGGVVLVS; from the coding sequence ATGACAGCACCCGATTCCGGCACCGCCGGGCAGACCCGGCTGGAGGAAGAAGCCCGAGCCTGGTTGCTCCGCCTCACCTCCGGCCGCGCGACCACCCGTGACGCCGAGGCCTTCCGCCTGTGGTGTGCGCAAAGCGAGCGCCACAGCGCAGCCTTCACCCGTGCCCGGGCGTTGTGGCAGGCCCTTGCGCCCGCCGCGCTGGCGCTGCAGCAGCCTGCGCCGCTGGTGGCCAGCCTGCCGCCCCGGCGCTTCGGCCGGCGTGCCTTCCTCGGTGGTGCCATCGCCGCGTCCCTGGCCGTGGTAATGGCGCGCCCCTGGTTGCCGGACGCGCTTCCCGGCATGGGCGCCGACTACAGCACCGCAGTGGGCGAGCAGCGTCGTGTGGACTTCGCCGAGGGGCTGACCCTCGAACTCAACACCCGTACCCGCATCAACCGGCGCCCCCTGGGCGGCGGCGTGGCGGGCATCGAACTGCTCGAAGGCGAGGTGGAAGTGCTGGCGAAGGCGCCGATTCGCGTGGTGGCCGGGGCCGGCACCCTGGATGCCGCCGGTGCACGCTTCAACGTCCGCGCCGTGGGCGAGGCCATCTGCGTCACCTGCCTGGAAGGCAGCCTGGCGGTGGAGGTGCGCGGGCGCAGCCTGCTGCTGCCGCCCGGCCGCCAGCTGACCTATGACGCAGGCGGCCGCAGCGAACCGATCGCCTTCGACCCCGCAGTGGTCATGGCCTGGCGCCAACAACTGCTGGTGTTCGACGACGCGCCCCTGGCCACGGTGATCGACGAGATAAACCGCTACCGCCCGGGGATGATCCTGCTGGTCAACCAGGAACTCGGCCGGCGCAAGGTCCAGGCCCGCTTCCGCCTCGACCAGCTGGCCGAAGTCGCCGCCCTGATCCGCGACGCCTACGGCGCCACGGTCACCGAGTTGCCGGGCGGGGTGGTGCTGGTCAGTTGA
- a CDS encoding aliphatic sulfonate ABC transporter substrate-binding protein: protein MSSQKNSLKVLLQAAGELDEVPYPIEFASFGAAAPTAEALSAGAVDIGTLGVAPFVFAASAGAGLKTVGVVRLKVTPTAVAIVVPEGSPLTDAASLVGRRITTTRGSIGHYLALAALRSVGRSGRDAQFVFLQPGESRSLLANGEADAWATWDPYTSMVQMEGGTRVLVSGEGLFAGNMLLVANPAAIRDKPEQLRDFLQRVGRAWDWANAHVEEFSTLQAQQSGLPLEVHLRSNRYSQPRRVDVDEALVRDLADTAQLYQDEGVIGPGFEAETQVDRQFNSAR from the coding sequence GTGTCGAGCCAGAAGAACTCGCTGAAGGTGCTGTTGCAGGCCGCTGGCGAGCTGGACGAAGTGCCGTACCCCATCGAGTTCGCCTCCTTCGGTGCGGCGGCGCCCACGGCCGAGGCCCTGAGCGCCGGCGCGGTGGACATCGGCACCCTGGGCGTCGCGCCCTTCGTCTTCGCCGCCTCGGCCGGTGCCGGGTTGAAGACGGTGGGCGTGGTGCGCCTGAAGGTCACGCCCACGGCGGTGGCCATCGTGGTGCCCGAGGGCTCGCCCCTCACCGACGCGGCGTCCCTGGTGGGCAGGCGCATCACCACCACGCGGGGCTCCATCGGCCATTACCTGGCACTGGCGGCCTTGCGTTCGGTGGGCCGCAGCGGGCGCGATGCGCAGTTCGTGTTCCTGCAGCCGGGTGAGTCACGCAGCCTGCTGGCCAATGGCGAGGCGGATGCCTGGGCCACCTGGGACCCCTACACCAGCATGGTGCAGATGGAGGGCGGCACGCGGGTGCTGGTCAGTGGCGAGGGGCTGTTCGCCGGCAACATGTTGCTGGTGGCCAACCCGGCGGCGATCCGCGACAAGCCCGAGCAATTGCGGGACTTCCTCCAGCGTGTGGGCCGCGCCTGGGACTGGGCCAATGCCCATGTCGAGGAATTCTCGACGCTCCAGGCGCAGCAGAGCGGCCTGCCACTGGAGGTGCACCTGCGCTCCAACCGCTACTCGCAGCCTCGGCGGGTGGACGTGGACGAGGCCCTGGTCAGGGACCTGGCCGACACCGCGCAGCTGTACCAGGACGAGGGCGTGATCGGCCCGGGATTCGAAGCCGAAACCCAGGTGGATCGACAGTTCAACAGTGCCCGATAA
- a CDS encoding RNA polymerase sigma factor produces MNNKERGTMLRLFLASYEEFRTRLKRRLGSDDLANDVLHETYLRLDRMDEPEGVQKPGAYLYRMALNVAADRRAQDARLLTGEEVEDLLHLAEEHLDPAVIVGGQIEIRALVTALAELTPRRRQILIAARMEEVPHLEISRRFGISTRMVEKELKAALGYCAARLERKVVQRFGPGAGKQS; encoded by the coding sequence ATGAATAACAAGGAGCGTGGCACCATGCTCAGGCTGTTTCTGGCTTCCTACGAGGAGTTCAGGACGCGCCTGAAACGGCGCCTGGGGTCGGATGACCTGGCCAACGATGTGCTCCACGAAACCTACCTGCGCCTGGATCGCATGGACGAGCCGGAAGGCGTGCAGAAGCCCGGTGCCTACCTCTATCGCATGGCCCTCAACGTCGCCGCCGACCGCCGTGCCCAGGACGCGCGCCTGCTCACCGGCGAGGAGGTCGAGGACCTGCTGCACCTGGCCGAGGAGCACCTCGACCCGGCGGTGATCGTCGGCGGGCAGATCGAGATCCGGGCGCTGGTCACGGCGCTGGCGGAGCTGACGCCACGGCGTCGGCAGATCCTTATCGCGGCGCGCATGGAAGAGGTGCCGCACCTGGAGATTTCCCGGCGTTTCGGCATCTCCACGCGCATGGTGGAGAAGGAGCTCAAGGCCGCGCTGGGCTATTGCGCAGCGCGCCTGGAAAGAAAAGTGGTGCAACGGTTCGGTCCCGGCGCCGGAAAACAGTCATAG